A window from Pagrus major chromosome 4, Pma_NU_1.0 encodes these proteins:
- the rec114 gene encoding meiotic recombination protein REC114, whose translation MATNLIWKLKRFGRFVPGSGETAGLRWKIFEATGKKPEIVLTFVDSGYLLVMQGQKSLDTISLLCGADALKVQQKSDNLMFRITLEGEGRIIRMQFDGSSRAEAIKECSSAVEKLMEYMPVTTQDDAPPPPNQSPAEVSAPVLQETGQENAAGVEPEVIQGSLSIKRLAQHFLGETALALPQVYRHGCLAQGDLGPILRICLLDPSFPAFVEKVEGELRKLLEE comes from the exons ATGGCCACCAACCTGATATGGAAGTTAAAACGCTTTGGGCGTTTCGTCCCAGGCTCCGGAGAGACAGCAGGGCTGCGCTGGAAG ATATTTGAGGCAACTGGCAAGAAACCGGAAATTGTCCTCACATTTGTGGATTCTGGATACCTGCTGGTAATGCAAGGACAGAAAAGCTTG GACACAATCTCTTTGCTCTGCGGTGCTGATGCACTCAAAGTACAACAGAAATCTGATAACCTGATGTTTCGAATTACTCTGGAG GGAGAGGGCCGCATAATAAGGATGCAGTTTGATGGAAGTAGCAGGGCAGAGGCTATAAAGGAGTGTTCGAGTGCTGTGGAAAAACTGATGGAGTACATGCCTGTCACCACTCAGGATGACGCCCCGCCGCCCCCTAATCAGTCCCCTGCTGAGGTCTCAGCACCAGTGTTACAG GAGACTGGGCAGGAAAACGCTGCGGGAGTTGAGCCTGAAGTTATCCAGGGATCATTGTCCATCAAGCGTCTCGCCCAG CACTTCTTGGGAGAGACCGCCTTGGCTTTGCCTCAAGTATATCGTCACGGTTGTTTGGCACAAGGTGACTTGGGGCCCATCCTGCGTATTTGTCTGCTGGATCCCAGCTTTCCTGCATTTGTTGAGAAGGTGGAGGGGGAGCTTAGGAAACTGCTTGAAGAGTGA